CCGAAAAAACTTGAGATTGAAAAAATTGAGGATTCATTATCAATAACTAATAAAAAATCTTTAGTGTTTAAAGAGCTATCCACATATGTAAAAAACCTGGAAACTTCCGCAACTTCATTAAAAAATGCAGCGGGTAACAATAAGGATGTTTTTTCTAAGAGAAACGTCTCCACAACAATGGGCAACGGTACCGCAGCGGATAACTATATTTCAATCAGCGCAAAAAACGGAGCGCCAATCGAAAATTTTAGTATTGAAGTTCAAAAAATCGCAAAAGCAAAAATGCAGCAAAGCTGGTCATTTTCATCAAAGACTGACGGAGTTACCAACGATCCTTCCGCTCCCGCAAGCGGAAAGTTTAATGCAGGCATATTCCAAATTAACGGAATTGATATAACTTTGGATGTGGGTGATTCACTAAGCACAATCCAAGATAAAATTAATGCCAAAAGCTCGGCAACTAATGTTTCAGCTAAAATAATTCAGCCGGATGTAGGGCAATACCGGCTTATACTTGAATCAAGCTTAACGGGAGTGGAAAATGCATATATCCTGAATGACCCGAGCAATGTTTTAAACAACGTCTTTACGCAAGATCCGACTAATAACCCTAACTTAGATGTACAAGCCGCTCAAGATGCAGTCATGGTTTATAACGGAAATATTACTGTAACCAGGCCTTCAAATAAAATTACCGATTTTATCGACAATATAACTTTTACATTGTCGGAAGAGACTAAAGCAGGGGATATTATTAATGCTAGCATTAGCCCTGATACTAAGGCAGCTCATGATGCAATCACTCAATTTGTAGAAAATTATAATGTACTTACAATCTTTATTCAACAACAGGATTTTATTGCTGCACAAAAGCCGGATAAAGATGAAACCAATGATGAAAAAACTACCAGACTTGCAAATTTAAAAAAAGATTCTTTAGTTAAAACTATTAAATCCAATGTTAAAAATATTATTACCCAAGCAGTGGAGGGGCTTCCCGATCATAACACTCTTGCAAGTATAGGAATAACATTCGCTAAAAAAGAAGCCGCCGTTTTTCAGGAAAATAACTATACAGGTGTTTTAGTAATAGATGATAACAAGCTTAATTCTGCACTTTCAGACAATATGGAAGATGTGAAGAAATTATTCGGATTAAATTTTACTTCCGACTCGGCTAATCTATCTATGGGTGCGAAAAGGGGGACTAATATTAATGCCGATTCATTTAAGTTTGATATAGATGTTAATAGAGCTGATTTGAACGATAGAGTGCGAGTTACTTATACTTCACCGACCGATTCATCACCTGTTACAATTAATGCTTCCCTAACTTTGAAAAATCCTGACGATGTCACACAAGGATATAATATACAAGGAATTGCAGGAACAATTCTAGAAAACTTTGATTTTTCCTATACGGGTAACGGTGTAGAGATAATCAATAGTTCCATAACTCAAGGGTTCGGCGATAAAATCAGTAATTACATAAGCGAGCTTAATAAAGAAGAAGCTTTTACCAAAGCTCAAAAAACATTAACCGACTCAGTAGAAAAGTATAAAAAAGAAATTGAAAAAAAGAATGAAGCTATGGATAAAGAAAGAGAATTTTTACTGAATAAATACGGTAAGCTCGAAGCTTTATTCAGGGAGTTGAATTCTACGTTAGAATTTTTAGAAGCACAGCAGCAATATTCGACTAAATAATAATACCGATTAGGGAGCTAATATGATTTCAGGAATTAATTTATTTGCAATCAATGAAGATAAATCTGAAACAAAATATGCAAATCCCTTATATACTAATAAACTAAATAACTACGGTAGTAACAATTTATATAATCCGATAAATGCATTTAGCATATATATTAGAGCTTTTGAATATGTCGGTAATACATGCAAATTCGCCGTAAACGAGCTGAAGGAAATAAAGAAGATTTCCGCTGATAAGATCGGTAAGCAAAAACAATCCTTGGCACAAAGAAGGCTTGAAGTATATAATAGAATTGATAAATCCTTGAAAATTATAATGGAATTCAGGAAAGTATTTTCCCTTTCGGAAGAGCATGAATTACAAGTGCATTTAAAAGATATTGATGGTAGGTTGGTCTTTATTTATGATAGTCTTGTTTTAGCAAACGCAACTTCAAAAGAAAAATACTTCGAGGAAGCAGGTATTGTTACTAATTATCTGACGCAATTTTTTATTGCTATGCAAAAAAAATATACATGATTCAGTACCCACTGCTAATTTAGAAAGTATTGAGCAAAGCAAAGTCGGAAACTTCATATCTTGAAAGCATTTTAAAACTGGATCATAGCAATAGTATTTATTATAATAAGCAAAAAAGCATTTTTTTATGAAATATCTTTTTAGCTTAGGTTCAAACCTTCTTGATAGAATTTTTTATCTGTCGCAAGCAGTAAGTAAACTTACATTTTTAAAAGAATACAAAATTTCCTCGATTTATGAGACTAAAGCCCTGTTACTTGAGGGCTATAATCCTGAATGGGATAAAGATTTTTTGAACTTATGCCTAAGTGGGTTTTCTGATTTGGATCCTTTTCATATGCTTGGAGTATGTAAACAAATTGAGGTGGATTTAGGAAGAGACTTAGCCACACCCAGGTGGTCTCCAAGGGTGATTGATATTGATATCTTACTTGCTGGTGACTATATAATAAATAATAATAAAATTAATATCCCGCATCAGGGTATGTTGGAGAGAGAATTCGTTTTAGTTCCTGCGTGCGAAATTGAAGCAAATCTAATTCACCCTATTACAAATAAGCCTTTACACTATGCTTTAAAAAAGCTACATCTTAACCAAATATCGAAGGTCAAAAAAACTAAATTAGAATTAATAAATGGCTAAGCTAGTTGGAATCCTGAACGTTACTTTAAATTCTTTCTCGGATGGCGGGAAATACGCTGTACCACAGGACGCTATAAACCGTCTTTGCACACTTTTTGAGGAAGGTGCGGATATTGTTGATATCGGAGCAGCTTCAACTACATATGGTGCAGAGCTCGTTACCCATCAGGATGAATGGAAAATACTCGAGCCGATTTTAAAATGCCTGGATAAAAAACCGATAAGTGTTGATACATATAACTATCAAACGGCCGAGAAGGCAATATCATATGGTGCCGAGATAATTAACGATGTATCTTTCGGTTTAAATGATAGTATGCTGAAGCTGGTTGCTGAAAGTAAGGTAAAATATATATTAATGTATAGTTTAGTTGTACCTGCAAATAAAAATGTCAGAGTAAATAATATAAATGAAATTGAATATGGTTTTGAAAAGAAAGTTGAAGCATGTTTAAAATACGGCATTGCGTTAGATCAGCTGATTATAGATCCGGGAATCGGCTTCAGTACTAACCCCAGACAATCTTTTGAAGTACTAAAAAATTTAGAAAGGTTTAGGAAATTCGGTACCGAGATCCTAATCGGGCATTCCCGTAAATCTTTTTTAGAGCTTATTTCGGAGTATCCTCCCCAAGAAAGGGATTTGGAAACTTTAACCGCCTCACTTTACCTAAGAACTCAAGCGGATTATCTAAGAATTCATAATGTAAATTGGCATAGAAGAGCCTTTAAAGTGGCGGAAGCATTAAATTTTTAATCCATTATTAGTGCATTTGTGCTAATGTTCTTATTAAAATAAAATAAATTGAAATAATATGAGCGAATTTTTATTAGAATTATTTTCCGAGGAAATGCCGGCTAAAATGCTGGCTGCATTTGCTGCCGCTTTAGAAAAGAATATAGTCGATAAATTAGGGCAAAAAATTGAATCAAAATCTTTTTATACTCCAAGAAGGATTTGTAT
The endosymbiont of Acanthamoeba sp. UWC8 DNA segment above includes these coding regions:
- the fliD gene encoding flagellar filament capping protein FliD; protein product: MGSMLSLGNFDTIGGKKVLTGGSLGLDVKEIIEGTVFPKKLEIEKIEDSLSITNKKSLVFKELSTYVKNLETSATSLKNAAGNNKDVFSKRNVSTTMGNGTAADNYISISAKNGAPIENFSIEVQKIAKAKMQQSWSFSSKTDGVTNDPSAPASGKFNAGIFQINGIDITLDVGDSLSTIQDKINAKSSATNVSAKIIQPDVGQYRLILESSLTGVENAYILNDPSNVLNNVFTQDPTNNPNLDVQAAQDAVMVYNGNITVTRPSNKITDFIDNITFTLSEETKAGDIINASISPDTKAAHDAITQFVENYNVLTIFIQQQDFIAAQKPDKDETNDEKTTRLANLKKDSLVKTIKSNVKNIITQAVEGLPDHNTLASIGITFAKKEAAVFQENNYTGVLVIDDNKLNSALSDNMEDVKKLFGLNFTSDSANLSMGAKRGTNINADSFKFDIDVNRADLNDRVRVTYTSPTDSSPVTINASLTLKNPDDVTQGYNIQGIAGTILENFDFSYTGNGVEIINSSITQGFGDKISNYISELNKEEAFTKAQKTLTDSVEKYKKEIEKKNEAMDKEREFLLNKYGKLEALFRELNSTLEFLEAQQQYSTK
- the folK gene encoding 2-amino-4-hydroxy-6-hydroxymethyldihydropteridine diphosphokinase — protein: MKYLFSLGSNLLDRIFYLSQAVSKLTFLKEYKISSIYETKALLLEGYNPEWDKDFLNLCLSGFSDLDPFHMLGVCKQIEVDLGRDLATPRWSPRVIDIDILLAGDYIINNNKINIPHQGMLEREFVLVPACEIEANLIHPITNKPLHYALKKLHLNQISKVKKTKLELING
- the folP gene encoding dihydropteroate synthase; the encoded protein is MAKLVGILNVTLNSFSDGGKYAVPQDAINRLCTLFEEGADIVDIGAASTTYGAELVTHQDEWKILEPILKCLDKKPISVDTYNYQTAEKAISYGAEIINDVSFGLNDSMLKLVAESKVKYILMYSLVVPANKNVRVNNINEIEYGFEKKVEACLKYGIALDQLIIDPGIGFSTNPRQSFEVLKNLERFRKFGTEILIGHSRKSFLELISEYPPQERDLETLTASLYLRTQADYLRIHNVNWHRRAFKVAEALNF